In Cervus canadensis isolate Bull #8, Minnesota chromosome 7, ASM1932006v1, whole genome shotgun sequence, the DNA window GCCCCGCCCACCCGCTCCCTGCTCCCCCGGCCGCCTAGGGCCCGGGCCACCTCTAGCACTCTCCATCCTTGACCCTGCTAGCTCACCCCTTCGCAgttcctcccatccccacccatcTCTCTGACCTTACCTACCCTCACCTCGTCCCAGACCGGTCCTCTCAGGCGGCTTCACCGTCTAACCCTGCTCACCATTAGCTCTGCCCGCCCCGTGACCCCGCCCCTCTGTTGACAGCTCCTCGCCACCCTCACTGTTTGGGCCGTGGGTCCCCACAGCCCAGCGGATACGCGATGGCCTTGTCCATGGAGAAGGACAGGTGGGTCGTGCGCACCAGAAAGATCAGGCAGCTGACCAGCATGGCACCCGAGTAGAGGCATAAGGACAGGACAAGCAGCATGAAGAAGCGGAAGTTGCGGTGACCGATGCAGTTATTGACCCACTTGCAGTGGTGGTCAAAGTCCTAGGCAAGAGGGAGAGGGCTCAGGCCTTGACCCAATCTCTGATCCAGGCTCCATCGCCCCCAAATCTTATGCGTCCCCTCTAAACCACCTGCCCTTGACCTCACAAAGTGGCTTCCATTCCTAGGGAGAATCTGAGCCTCAAAGTCCTTAACCTGCTGGCATTCCCCCAGTTAGAGCACCGCAGGACTCGCAGAGCTGTAGGTCACGTCAAGAGACTTTGGAGACAGGACCTGCCTGGTCTTCTCTGGGATAAATCCTGGTGTAACTTCGGACAGGACATAGGATATCTCTAGGCATCTGTTTTCTCATCCATTGGATGAGCCTAAGAATAACACCCTTGCCCAGCCAGTCTCCCAGGATTGTAAGGACCAGTTAAGACAGCACATTGCTGAACTGTTGCAGACAGTGCACTTGGAACCCAGGAGACCAGGAGACCCTCTGGCCTAGACATTCAGAAGAGGCAGGATGTTCCCCTAGCTGGTCCTGCAGCCTGCTGAGGGCATTTGGGCATCCCGTGTCATTGAGCCCTAGGAAGAACAGCGGTGTCTGACCAGGCCCAGCATAGATGTGGATGCCCCTGTACAGTGTCTGCACCAGTGCAGAAAGGGGCCAGCCTCCCGGAAAAGGTGCAGGCACAGAGGCAGTGACCTGCCTGAGTGATCAAGAGTGGCTGGGAATTACTGCCACCTTTGGTCTTTAGCAGTCCCAGAAGTAGTTTCATGCCCACCACTGGCTCCCGTGTGAGTAGGCCTCCTGGTCCCAGACAGGTGCTGGGAGAGTAGGTGGGCAGGAGAGAGGGGCACTTACCTCCACACAGATGTTGCACCAGGGACAGTGGTAGGTCCGGGGTGGGCGGTGGAAGCAGCACTTTTGGCACCACTGCAGGCGGAAGGCCCTGTGGTTCACCCATATCACATGTACCATCAGGGGGCCCTGTTCATTGGATCCTGGCATGGGAAAAGGATTGAGCAGCAGCCGGAGGCCCTTCCATCAGTCTGCTGCAGCAGAAGGGTGGGGGCGGGCAGCCCCCCGGCATCCCTGGGCTCAGGAAGCATGGGGACCAGGTGGCAGGGGAATCCTTAGTCCCCACTGAACAAGCTGGCCAAGTTTAGAGAGGCTGGCAGTCACAGGGAAAGTGGGTTTCCAGCCTGAGGAGTTCTTTGTGAACTCAGGCCTTCAGTACTGTGACCAACGCTTTACGGAATTTGTGTGgtagggaggaggaagagaaaactgagTGGTTGTGAAGAGCTGGCTTCTCTCCCAAGAAACTTCTGCCCTGGCCCTCCCCTCCAAGGAAACTGGAAAACCTCcaagattctgtttttttttttcacacctccATGGCTTGAGAAATGAAGTGGCAGGTGCAGGGCCTGAGCAAATGAGGACGTGGGGTGCAGGAGCCCTGAGGCCCCAGTGGTGGGGGGGTAGGTGGGAGGAGCACTTTAGGGATCACCCCTGCAGGCAGGAGCCCCCGGGGACCAATGTCTCACCTTGATGCAAGATGCCTGGGTCTGAGAAGTTGAGTGAAATGAGACTGAAGAAGGTGAGGATAAAGAGGAGGCCTGTGATGACGGGAAAGGCCCATTCCCCGTTCTGGGCCAGCCACCTGCAACTGAGACAGGAGCAGGACTCAGCCCTGAAGCTCCAATTCACCTAGTCAGCACCCACAGACCATAAACTCTGCTCTAAATATCCAGGCTTGTGACAGATCCATAGAGACTCCACCAGTCACCCTGTATTACCAACCACCTGCAGCTCCCAAATGCAGCAAGCCCTCTCTACCTCTGTACCCTTTGCCTAGAACATCCTGCCTTCCTGACCCCTCTTCTGCACTCCCCCTTCCTCTGTACTATCATTATCTGctttcctttctgttgctctgtAAGAAACCTGATAGCTTGTGTGGGAGACTTACGGAAATGCGAAGAAGAGGCCACTGAAAATGACCAGCAGCACCACATTGAAAGCGGCAAATAAGCTTGGGAGGACCCAGGGAAGTGGGGCCtgaagtggggggtggggctccTTCATGAGCGGCATGGCATCCTTCAGGAGCGGCATGGCTGGGCCTCCTGGGCCCCCAGGCGAGATGAGAGTCACCAGGCTCCCTTCCCGCTGCTGGCTCCGGGAGCCCCATGGCCACAGCAGCCTTGGAAGCCACAGCCCAGTGTGGAAGAAAAGCGGTCCCAGTGTGACATCACAGAGGCCACGGAGAATGGGGCCAGCGGCTCTCCAGCACAACTGTCTGCAGCCAGTGACCGTCACTCCTGACAACAAACCACACCCCTGCTTGTGCTGGGGACTGAGGGGTCCTGTCCCTGCGAGGTTGGCTTCAGGACCACGTGAGATTAGAGAAACATGGGGAGAGAAGATGGGTGATGCTGCTCACCGTTTCAGGATCAGTGCTCATCAGAGGAAACAGTGTTCATCGTTCTATCTCCATCTGTTCCTTTTTTGTTATT includes these proteins:
- the ZDHHC19 gene encoding palmitoyltransferase ZDHHC19, with the protein product MPLLKDAMPLMKEPHPPLQAPLPWVLPSLFAAFNVVLLVIFSGLFFAFPCRWLAQNGEWAFPVITGLLFILTFFSLISLNFSDPGILHQGSNEQGPLMVHVIWVNHRAFRLQWCQKCCFHRPPRTYHCPWCNICVEDFDHHCKWVNNCIGHRNFRFFMLLVLSLCLYSGAMLVSCLIFLVRTTHLSFSMDKAIAILVAVPAAGFLVPLFLLLLIQAMSVSAAERSYEGKCRYLQGYNPFDHGCASNWYLTICAPLGPKYMAEAVWLQRVVGSDWVPLQTPRFPTCPSVLSTPTFPGPGSGPQPQPLGLDKPGKGPPGSGEAAVLQELHASPVLPRLREPPRRGSVYFLPFRPGRCQESLHPNLTS